A genome region from Triticum aestivum cultivar Chinese Spring chromosome 2B, IWGSC CS RefSeq v2.1, whole genome shotgun sequence includes the following:
- the LOC123044490 gene encoding aquaporin PIP2-1, translating to MAKDEVMETGGGGDFAAKDYTDPPPAPLIDAAELASWSLYRAVIAEFIATLLFLYITVATVIGYKHQTDPAVNAAADAACGGVGVLGIAWAFGGMIFVLVYCTAGISGGHINPAVTFGLFLARKVSLVRALLYMIAQCLGAMCGVGLVKAFQSAYFVRYGGGANTLAAGYSKGTGLAAEIIGTFVLVYTVFSATDPKRSARDSHVPVLAPLPIGFAVFMVHLATIPITGTGINPARSLGAAVIYNKDKAWDDQWIFWVGPMIGAAIAAFYHQYILRAGAIKALGSFRSNA from the exons atggccaaggacgaggtgatggagaccggcggcggcggcgacttcgcGGCCAAGGACTACACGGACCCGCCGCCGGCCCCGCTGATCGACGCGGCGGAGCTGGCCTCCTGGTCGCTGTACCGCGCCGTCATCGCGGAGTTCATCGCCACGCTGCTCTTCCTCTACATCACCGTGGCCACCGTCATCGGGTACAAGCACCAGACGGACCCCGCGGTGAACGCCGCCGCCGACGCGGCGTGCGGCGGCGTGGGCGTGCTCGGCATCGCCTGGGCCTTCGGCGGCATGATCTTCGTCCTCGTCTACTGCACCGCCGGCATCTCCGGGGGCCACATCAACCCGGCCGTCACCTTCGGCCTCTTCCTGGCGCGCAAGGTCTCCCTGGTCCGCGCGCTGCTCTACATGATTGCGCAGTGCCTCGGCGCCATGTGCGGGGTCGGCCTCGTCAAGGCCTTCCAGAGCGCCTACTTCGTCAGGTACGGCGGCGGCGCCAACACGCTCGCCGCCGGCTACTCCAAGGGCACCGGCCTCGCCGCGGAGATCATCGGCACCTTCGTGCTCGTCTACACCGTCTTCTCCGCCACCGACCCCAAGCGCAGCGCGCGCGACTCTCACGTCCCG GTGCTGGCGCCCCTCCCCATCGGCTTCGCCGTGTTCATGGTCCACCTGGCCACCATCCCCATCACCGGCACCGGCATCAACCCGGCCAGGAGCCTGGGCGCCGCCGTCATCTACAACAAGGACAAGGCCTGGGATGATCAG TGGATCTTCTGGGTCGGCCCCATGATCGGCGCGGCGATCGCGGCCTTCTACCACCAGTACATCCTCAGGGCCGGCGCCATCAAGGCCCTCGGCTCCTTCAGGAGCAACGCGTAA